The sequence below is a genomic window from Cicer arietinum cultivar CDC Frontier isolate Library 1 chromosome 6, Cicar.CDCFrontier_v2.0, whole genome shotgun sequence.
ACAATTTTGAAGAATAACTTTCATGGTAGATTCACCATGTCTAAGGGTGATACATCAATTATGTTGTCGATTTTACGTggaaaaaattaacaatattaaaaacGATTGATTCATAGAAAGTTGTTCACCTTGGGAAAGGATTTTAAGAATACTTTTTTACTTCTCTCAAATGATTTGCAAAGTGTTCGAATAGTTGGAACCTGAAATTTGAAGGTTGGTCTCTTTGAGTTTTACTTGTATTTCCGTTGTTCCCGTTCCTCCTAATCCTCCTACTCTCGACATTGAAgtcatgtctatatatatatatatatatatatatatatatataaagtgcAGTTTATATTTCACATtacaatatcatattatatatatacacatttcatgtaattaattaattatctttgttaatgtcgtcgtcgtcatttgatgagtgaattatGTCACTGCattcatcattctctaattattctatttcttgttcatcaaatTCTTCTCCAACGTTTGCCATttcacatgatccaaatttgccatttcatccatttgatatgcaactttttcattttgatatgtttcatcctcttcgattccactcgttggtcttactttgattgcagcacaccaaccttgtttgcttctgattgttgatggataaggaacataatacacttgtcttacattatgggccaTGGATCAAATAGTGAATATTTTTTGCTCAAACGAATGTCAATAGTGTTGGATATCGAATTGATCttagttcctctgctagatggatcaaaccacttatagtaaaacaacaccactgTTTTCACATAATCTAGGAACGTATagtcaattttgtaaatatgttcAATTATGTTGTAGAAGTCTTATATTACACCACTATCATAAtcacttttcatacaaactccactattatAGGTGTGCCATTCAttgaaacttctactcgggtccatatatatgttgtttattaaaattaaaatactacgTATGGTCtatatcaatttctttaaatatattaattaaagatcAAAAGAGATTTAAAATGCACTCAATATATGGTTTAACTTCAGTGCAATTAATCAAATCGTgaacatgtgccgcattaaaATACTTTGTCACTTGGCCAAAAAATTGGAAAATCCCTACCAGGatgatgaccagacaagcaaaaaactAATAAAGCATGTGGGTGACGTATATCACTATTAGTATCATTTCTTTTATTCACTGTTGACGATgtttcgttgttgaaataatgagaacaaaagtgtgttgtttcacaGTGTAGGTAAGATGAATAGattgagccctcaactctagattttcaaatggatacatctaTCTATATtgaactggtccaccaagcctagcttcacttgcaagatgcacCGAGAGATGCTCCGGGTAATCAAAAAACCCTGGAGGGAATACTTTCTCCAATTTTAATAGCATCATTGGAATGTCATTTTTCATCTTGATGATATCTTCATCGATGTGCATTGcagaacacaaattcttgaaatattgacttacttcaataagtgggtttAATACATGTGCcggtaaagcactaaaggcaacatgacaatcatgacttttcatctCATGCATCATTCTGTTATCTACATCAGCAcatcttgtcaaattaggataaTAACCGTCAGGCGTCTTCAACTCTTTGATCCAACTATAAATAGATTTGGCTTATTCAAcagataaagtgtaattcgcacgaggttttagAGTCTTGTCGTTGTGctccaccaacaacaaatcttGTCATCTGCAATATATATCTATTTCTTTTCTAGCTTTGTCATTAAGTTTTGTTTCccctttcacattcatcacaatattaaatatgttgtcaaagaaatttttctcaatatgcatgaCATgcagattatgtctcaaaagattatctttccaatacaGTAGATCCCAAAAAAGATCATTTTTTTCCCATTAACAACTTTtacctttggcatatcttttactttattccaaacttgttaTGATGTGAATTTAAACGGTGGTCCTAAATTTTTTGCATAGCCCTTGATAAATGCAGCTTTGTaccttctaaatgcatgatcaaCAGGTAACAAACTACAATGCGAGTCAACCGCTTTTGTGTCTTACATACAAATAGAAGAAGCCAATTTACCATGGGTCCCCTATCTTGGCAGCATCCCATAAGCGggaaaatcattaatggtccacatcaaaGTAGctttcatcataaaattttgtgCCCGAGCAATATCATATATCAAGACACCActccacaacctcttcaaatcgtcGATCAAAAGGtcgtaaaaaaatatcaatgccaattgtaggattagaaggacctggtatCAAAGTAGTCAAGAACATATAcggtttagacatacacatatcaggaggaagattataaggagtaacaataacaagccaacaagaataaggagtagatGATCCTTGTATATAAAGCGCaaatccatctgaggataatGCAAGCCTTACATTGTGTGGATCTGACACAAAATTAGaatgcatttgatcaaagtgtttccatgcaTGACCATCAGATGGATGTCGCAACTCACCTGgatttcttctattctcataatgccacaTCATTTTTCCTGGAGTTTGCGTTGATGCAAACAttctctgcaatcttgatacaataaGTAGATAAACTATTGttttccttggaattgattttcctctacttaccctagagttattcttttAGCGATACCTTGCTTGTTGACAAAACGTACATTCAACTAAGTTGGCATCATTTATACCAAATTTgttgtcataatacaacatgcaatCTTTAACACAATAATCAATCATCTTGACACCCAATCCTAACTTTGACATTAACCGTTTAGCATCGTAATGACTTTGCGtcaaaccatctctaacaggtgttgcaTTTAGCATCATTTTAGTAATCAAATCTAAAGGTAAATTAGGAACATGAAACTGAAACTTTAGACCTAAAAGTCTAATgcacattgataactttgagtttggaGAACATTCGAACAACGatttatttgtctttttcaaaagaccataaaatctaTAAGCTTCTTCATTTAGAAGTCCAGCAGTATCGTCATGttgatcttcattgaataacaaattaaccccaacaaCATCCGAAATCATATTATTCATCACCTCAAAATActatagttataataatctacacctaacatgttagtactacttgaagAACCTATGTTATTCTCCACACGTGTACTAGTACTAGACGCTGTGAGAGACTCTTCcccatgattagtccaaattcagtagttaggcataaatTCATCTCATATAAATGCACttttatttcatcttcactcttaagtcgtctacatcgacataaacaacatggacatctcatcCCCCTTTCATCTTCGACAAATTTATGCATTCTCGCAAAATTGAGAAActcttcaaccttgttagcaaaacgttgtttaagacccttCCTTCCAGAAAAATTCCTATCATACATCCAACTACGGTCTATATACTTATATTTGTGtacatatatatgtttattctgaaaattaataaaattttacacgATCATTAATAAGATCGATGCTTTATATatgaatttctttatttttcaaaagcattatattgttattaacatttacaaattactaaataataaattatgacatACTTTATATGTCAATCAAGTGAGCAtttacaaacaatataataaatcatgatagagactatatatatataaactaaaatgaaattttaaataatgtttaatgaactttttcaaaaaataagttcttataaacaaaaatagagaccataaaagtatataattttttttatgaactcAACTACAACCCTTTGTTAATGactaacaataaatattaatatcattaattttaataatgtttttgttatgtttcaaatttttatttattgtatataatgtaaacaacataatttttttttgttcacaAATCTACCATCATTTGGAATGATGaactttttatgtattttaaaaataatataaaaatattttatatttataatattccaTCTTCTATGATttgatcattattataattttttttcataactattattttgttgctaaaaaaattacaatttatgaataaagttgtattttacaaacataataaatcataataccaaaaataatacttcataaacattttaaaaaaactccattttaatttgagtataaattttacaatttaaatattttactactactttttttaacaaatcttactaatattaaagtttaaaaataatattctattcaattttcaaaataatatattaatatacattttaaaataaaatattaagtctaaaaatagtttataaccatataataataataattttataaattattaatctatatttaaaatgtatattaaCTTGATGTTGGAtagtgtctgacttgaagcttaCAAACAACTAACAACTCTTCGGAATAAACACAAACCCTAaaccactgtcaaaataaaaattaaataatattcattaaataaataacttcaaataaaaaataacattaaaaaacaaaatataaaataaaaacttaccgAAATTCAACAGAGAAGGTAGAGAGAAAAgttagagaaaaaatatttgtagagagaaggtggagagaaaatttagagagaaggtagaTTGAAAATTAAGAGAGAaagtagaaatgaaaaataagaggaAGAATGATATTTATAGGAGAACACTGAGCCTTTGTGGCGTCCAATGCAGCCAAAATTACCAACGGTACATTAggcctttgtggcggcctatgcaGTCACAAACGACTGCTTTTGTGGTGGTCTATGCAGTCACAAACAAATGCCTTTGTGGTGGCTTTTTCCCTTATAAAAGTCTGATTTTGTgtcggcctaagccctcacaatgGTCCAATGTTGTGATTTTGGGAGGGTATAGGCGCTACAAAATCCtgctaaaattttcaaacaacgTAATCCATTGTGAGAGCTTTTTCAGTCataaataaaaaccaatttgaattttagtatttgtgagggctttttcggtcagtaggttgtgagggtttttttcagccacaatattttataagttggccacaaaatgagtGTTTTCTGGTAGTAAATATAAAGAAATCTGTTAGTAATAAGAAAGAGTCCAACCCACATGCAGCTAAGCTTACTAACAAGAATTTTAAGGCAAGAGTTGAACCATAAAACTTTATATCCTATAGAAAACTCCTTCCtcgaaatcatcttatcatgaaagtgtTTGTTTTTTTCCTTGTAGATTTTGGAATTCTAATAGGCCTCAAGTTGGAGTTCTTCAATTTGTTGCATTTGAAGCTTTCTCTCTAAGCCAACTTTTTCAAACTcgaggttacaactcttgactgTCCAAAAGGCATGATGTTCTATCTCCAAATGAAGGTGGCTTGTTTCTCCAAACACAAGTTGTTAGGGTGACATCCTTATTGGTGTCTTGTAAGTTGTCTTATGAGTCCTAAGTGCTTCCTCTATTCGGCGACTCAAATCCTTCCTTGTTGGCTACACCATCTTTTCTGATATCTATTTGATCTCTCTGTTGTAGATCTCAGTCTGTCCATTAGTTTAGGGGCGATAAGTTGTAGATAACCTATATTAATTCATGATAGATAATCCTTCCTTGTCCGGTGACTCATCAACTTGATTATCCCATATGTAATTCCTATAAAAATGGACAATTAAATCCTTGACAGTAATTACAAATAGTTAATTAAGTCCTTGATAGATAATCTAAGCTTGTTCTTTTAATCCCTGTCAGAAActtaattgtctatttttaattattttcaaatacctaactatccatttttttttatagaaattacatTTGGAGTAATCAAGTTGATGAGTCATCAGAcaagttaacaaaaaaaaaaattcaattttctaatAGTTGTTCACATAAAGACTAATTTGGcccaatttatttttcttagggACCAAAACGACAATGTCATAAAGCAAAAGTAAAAAGAGATAGCGAGAGGAAACACAAACTAATTTATCCAGTTTCACCACTAAAACGGCAGCTACGTCCAATTCCTTTCACTttaaaggatttaatccactaatcaCCAAAAGTATCACACGCCTACTAAACACATACTAGTCAATCTGATTgtgttcaagtcttctcaatCTTATATCTTATTAACGTCAAATTGTTGAAGTTAGAAGCCACAACTGGACTAAGTTAGAAAGAGTGTTTAAGATAGTTTTCTAAATAACTCTCACAAGAGATTGTTTACTAGTTATGCTCTCAGAATTTATTTGAAGTTTTTCAGAACTCATAAATAATACAAAGTTTTTACATATTGTTGTATATGATTGTAGTAAGTTTCTCGTATATGTtgtattttgcaatgaagatcaTAAGTTCTTTTATAAAGAAACTTCAAAGCAATTTGGGTTTATGACTGTTGATGTTATTGCATGACATAAACATGTTAAATAATGAATCATATTGTATCTTCAGAGATCTTgaataaacattaaaaaattgttcaaaTACATCTTATAATTGATTCAACGTATCTTGATAGAAGCGGCAGAAAAACCAAAGGATGACATGGTGAGAGAATGTCATGCCCTTCTTGACTCAGAGAATAAGTCCAACTTTGAAGAACATAGGATGTTGAGATGATTACTTCTTCAAGGTTATGGGCTCATATGTTTGACTTATGAAAGTTGAGTTTTATTACAGCGTTGACTTTATCATAGTGTTGATTTGACGCGTTGACTAGTTTGTCATAATTATTAAATGCAAAATTATTAGAGTGAACTTGTATTATTAAATACATCAGAGGTGCGTTGAGAGCACGTTAATCAAAGTAAGACACAACTTTAACAAATTATTCAAAACGTTGCCTTCAtttcttcatttattttctCTATGCATCAAAATAAGTAAGAATCACTGTTCTTCAAACAAACGTAGTTGTAACATTTATATAGGCTTAGATTCTTAATATAGAAAGTAAAGGAATTGTTAACGTTTAAGGCAAAAAGAAAATGGTCTTCTAGCATCTACTTGAATTAGTTTCCATCATTAACACGAAGACTTTTTATAGAATAGATAGATAGATTTGTTGGCTCATTACTTTGATGCTTTTCATTGTCTTAATATGAATTTCAGGGACTAGGATTGTTAACATTATCAGCTATGCTTCCTTCCCTCACCAAATCAAAATGCCAAGTTGACAGTAAATTCATATTCTGCTCATCTCAGTCACAAGTAATCTTATTCTTCATTTCACTTTATCTAGTTGCCATTGGACAAGGTGGACATAAACCTTGTGTTCAAGCTTTCGGCGCGGATCAATTCGATGAAAAACATCCTAAGGAGCTCAAAGCTAGAAGCTCATTCTTTAATTGGTGGTTTTTTACAATGGTTGCAGGTTGCACCGTGACGCTTGCGGTCTTGAACTATATACAAGATAATTATAGTTGGGTTCTTGGATTTGGAATCCCTTGTGTCGTTATGTTCACTGCCTTGCTTGTTTTCTTGCTTGGAACAATGACCTATAGGTTTAACACTCAGAAACAGGACAAGAGTCCTTTTTGTAGAATCGGTCGTGTATTCATTGCAGCTGTAAGAAATTGGCGAACTGTGTTATCAAGCACAGATATTGAAGAGGAATGTGATGGGATTCTTCGTCGTCGAAGTTCTGAACAATTCaagtaagaaaataaaatgcTAGTTTCTGCTTGTTTTTCTATTCCATGTCTAGTAAGTTCAAACTCTTGACCTCCCTGGCATTCCACTCCATCTCCGCTATTAAACCAACTTTATATCCTCTTTCTAAATCTCTTGATGGTCCAGGTCTTTAGCCCGTAGTTACTTTAGTTTTTCAACTAGGTCTTATAGATTATGACTATTTTGACTTAGCTTGTATTTTTAACATTGGTAGATTCCTCAACAAGGCATTGCTAACACCAAAGGGAGCCAAAGAAGATGAGACATGCAGCCTTAGTGATGTGGAAGAAGCAAAAGCAATTCTAAGGCTTGTTCCAATTTGGGCTACAACTCTTGTTTATGGTATTGTGTTCGCTCAAGTTTTTACATTCTTTACCAAACAAGGGAGTTCTATGGAGAGAACCATTTTTCCTGGCTTTGACATACCACCTGCTTCTCTTCAATCGATTAATGGTGTCGCAGTTGTTCTCTTCAGCCCTATCTACGACCGGGTATTCGTGCCAGCTGCAAGAGCTATCACTGGTAAACCTTCTGGCATCACAATGCTTCAAAGAATTGGCATTGGAATTTTTATATCCATATTCACAGTAGCAAGTGCAGCTTTTATTGAGattaaaagactaaaaacagCACAAGAGTATGGTCTGGTTGATGATCCTAATGCAACTATTCCAATGAGTATATGGTGGTTGATTCCTCAATactttttgtttggattttctGAGGTTTTCACTTTGGTTGGTCTTCAGGAATTTTTCTATGATCAAGTCCCAAATGAACTAAGAAGCATGGGACTTGCACTCTACTTAAGTATTATTGGTATTGGAAGCTTTCTAAGTGGATTTCTCATTTCTATGATAGAAAATATTACTGGAAAAGATGGACATGAAAGTTGGTTTTGTGATAATATCAATAAGGCACGTCTTGATTACTTTTACTGGCTACTTGCTGGATTCAGTGTGGTGGGATTTACTTTCTTCATTTACTTTGCAAAATCTTATGTTTATAATCACAAAAGTGTTACTACACAAGGATAGTTATCGATCAATGTTCAATTATGTCATATTTGTATACAAGGGAAGTTTGGCACGCATGATACTATAATGTATGGTAATAGTGTtggatttaaaaatatatgtattttgtgcaatacaaaatattatattgaattgTATGTCATTATACTACTCTATATTTGATTACGttttgaataatattaaataagattaaattaaaaaatattatttatttttatatattagggTTTAATCGTAGTTTTTGTCCCTTTATTTTTCAGCAATTTACAAAATTGGTTCcgttattttaaaattcgagTATTTAAGTTCATCCTTCAGATTTTTGAACTGAAAAAGTGACGATTTTATTTTACATCATCTATCATATTTCatgttatttaaattatgtcacattataaattttagttaaaaaaccaGAGTGAAAGAtaaaaattgtttgattttaaaatagagagatcaatttcgtaaattaaaaaaaatatatatataagataaaaattacaaataaaataatatattatatatacataaagggtttttttaaaatagctcaattaaaaaaattcaaatctaccggtcttttaaaatttaataataatatactctACTTTTTTGGTACTAGTAATGTTGGATTTGACGACCTTGTGAAATGCTCCAAGTAGAACTGTGTATGGCTGGACAATTCTTTAACTTTAGTGGCTGGACATTTCTTCAAATAAGAAACTTCAGTGCCAACAAATCATTCAATTAAACCCTTAAATTCTGTATACTCAAAGAAGAGTGTACAAGTACAGATTCTCcaaccaataaaataaaattaaatcgaTATATATGaagtgaaaaagaaaaaaaaaacagctaAGAATGCAACAAGAATTGTTCCCAATACAAATGTATATGATAGATAAAAATTTCATTATCAGATTAACAGAAAACCTAGAACAAATAACTGCGGCTACACCCAAATCATACACAAACCTTAGATGATAGAAAGAACTGCcgtaatattttatatactcTTTGATTTTGGTTTGTTGCTAAAACACAAACAGGGAACTCCATCATAGACATTGAACTGGAAAATTGCTTAACAATATTCTCATGATGCGGTAAATTTAGAGTAATATGTGTTATCAACAGAGTCGGAAGTTGGAAAAGTTTTATTGTCACAAATTCAATTCTCggtctgaaaatatataatCCTGCTTTATTGGGTGAATTTCTTATGTTGATGGATATTATTACTCTTACCATCAAAAGGGTTATTTAATCTGGATATTTAGCTTGTGGAGTAAGTTTATTTGTCCGTCAATATTCTATATAAACTTCCATATGAATgcttttatttagttttattcaGCTGTTAGAACCCATAGTCTTGGAACATTAAAGATATACTTCATTCTATATTTACTTCCCTGACTCACATATTCTCTAtcatatttagtttaaaaaaaaaatctaattatagtaatatgtgtgtttgatgatattaaatatatttttgggttatattataaatagtagatgatttattaatttatttatttatttaattatatttagtcagtaatttatttgtatttggtggttgtgtGACTATATTTCTCTCATGGATTATTAGAGACGACGGTCGACGAAGACGCAACAAATTAACAGATCAGTCATTTGGCAAAATCTTCAATTGAGGTAAGGGATGAGATGaggttcgattttatgagtataaaataacgtgagatgaacgggaatgctgaaattcccagatgttcattcggggcttactacgtacagttgagccctattgtcgtgaatttatttatatcaagattgcatgtcgtctgattttatgaatattatgttgattgttactgTGTGAATGATATGTATTGGAGTGTTCTTGctacttgaatgaaattgtgatattacttgaatgtgccacctgtttgatcttttttttttgtgattgatAAGATTGAATGATGCATTGTGAGTAGTGCAAACCAAAATAttggattttattgtgattgactgatatacatatataatgatgaatgttgtgaagtcaaactgaaatttattgagttgtgattttggagttagaactattttttcatcatatagggagggtttgacaaatctagtgattcagggaagtacaactgaatgagcctgatcgtggagggctacagtcgaactgtaaggtaagactgatagaccttggggtacctctagtggggaattcctaagtggtttagtgggttattccctaagctCCCGAGCTACCGTGCAACAAAAGAGTACCCTGACcatcgcgtatatgtgtctcgggttgagtttaggggatctatgaggacttagccattcatgaattgttcgtccactcttgtagtgacATAGTAttaggcctcctaaccaagtacttcagagtagaatggtaccaaatgatgaagtatagagtataggacatgcatagcatttcatccttgtgattgtcttattgtgaatgaatttgataaaccgttgatattatacacttgactgcttttgaggttgtgataatttgattgcttgCGTATTCTCCTcatgtattttatattgttacataatttcgatattcacccctcgttgtttgtgtttgggaTTTGCAATGGACACAGGTGAGCTGCAAGCTATAGGTGAAGACTAATACTATTGAAGTGTAGGAAATCGTCTTATCTTGAAGACTTTTACTATCTATCTTTTGTTAACGTTATTtcgaatttattttatttttggggattcccgctctgatagtgacatcgggttgggatCATATTTATGTCtatcattaaacttatgtatgtgtacttcaaaaggattttgttgtctgatattat
It includes:
- the LOC101513269 gene encoding protein NRT1/ PTR FAMILY 5.10-like is translated as MAETEDVLLEGELAVVDGVVDYKGQPVIRSKSGYWRSAWYIIGVEVAERVSYYGIQGNLISYLTGPLNQSTATAAENVNIWAGTASLLPLFGAFVADSLLGRYHTIILASLIYILGLGLLTLSAMLPSLTKSKCQVDSKFIFCSSQSQVILFFISLYLVAIGQGGHKPCVQAFGADQFDEKHPKELKARSSFFNWWFFTMVAGCTVTLAVLNYIQDNYSWVLGFGIPCVVMFTALLVFLLGTMTYRFNTQKQDKSPFCRIGRVFIAAVRNWRTVLSSTDIEEECDGILRRRSSEQFKFLNKALLTPKGAKEDETCSLSDVEEAKAILRLVPIWATTLVYGIVFAQVFTFFTKQGSSMERTIFPGFDIPPASLQSINGVAVVLFSPIYDRVFVPAARAITGKPSGITMLQRIGIGIFISIFTVASAAFIEIKRLKTAQEYGLVDDPNATIPMSIWWLIPQYFLFGFSEVFTLVGLQEFFYDQVPNELRSMGLALYLSIIGIGSFLSGFLISMIENITGKDGHESWFCDNINKARLDYFYWLLAGFSVVGFTFFIYFAKSYVYNHKSVTTQG